The genome window CGGACCCACCATGATCATCAAGAACCAGGAAGACGTCACCCGCGCGGTGCTGGCCGAGGCCGCCCGCGCGCCCGATGCGCGTTTCCGCGAAATCCTGTCGGCGGGTATCCGCCATCTGCATGCCTTCGCGCGCGAGGCGCGGCTGACCGAGGCGGAGTTCCACCAGCTGTGCGGCGTGATCGCGCGGCTGGGGCAGGCGACCACCGCCTCGCACAACGAGGTGGTGCTGGCCGCCGGTTCGCTGGGGCTGTCTTCGCTGGTCTGCCTGCTCAACAACGGCGACAACGGACAGACCGAGACCACCGCCAATCTGATGGGGCCGTTCTGGCGCATGGGCTCGCCGCAGACGCCCAACGGCGGCTCCATCGTGCGGTCCCCCACACCGGGCGATCCGGTATTCGTCCAGGCCTGGGTGCGCGACCGCGAGGGCCGGCCGGTCCAGGGCGCCGAGGTCGACGTCTGGCACAGTTCGACCGAGGGCTTCTACGAGAACCAGGACCCATCGCAGGGCGACATGAACCTGCGCGGCAAGTTCACCACCGACGGCGACGGCCGCATCGCGTTCCGCAGCATCAAGCCCGCCGGCTATCCGATCCCGGTGACCGGGCCCGTGGGCGAGCTGATCCAGGCCCAGGGCCGGCACAACATGCGCCCGGCCCACATCCACTTCATGATCCACAAGCCCGGCTTCAAGACCCAGTTCTCGCAGGTCTATTCCAGCGACGATCCCAACCTGGAGACCGACGTGCAGTTCGGCGTCACGCAGGCGCTGGTGGGGCGATACGTACTGCACGACAGCGCCGCCGAGCCCGCGCCCGACCCCGAACTGCGGGGCAGGTGGTATTCGATGGACCACCACTTCGTGATCGAGCCCGGCGAGGCCCGGCTGCCCCGGCCGCCCATCACCGGCAAGGCGGACGGCG of Pigmentiphaga sp. H8 contains these proteins:
- a CDS encoding dioxygenase is translated as MIIKNQEDVTRAVLAEAARAPDARFREILSAGIRHLHAFAREARLTEAEFHQLCGVIARLGQATTASHNEVVLAAGSLGLSSLVCLLNNGDNGQTETTANLMGPFWRMGSPQTPNGGSIVRSPTPGDPVFVQAWVRDREGRPVQGAEVDVWHSSTEGFYENQDPSQGDMNLRGKFTTDGDGRIAFRSIKPAGYPIPVTGPVGELIQAQGRHNMRPAHIHFMIHKPGFKTQFSQVYSSDDPNLETDVQFGVTQALVGRYVLHDSAAEPAPDPELRGRWYSMDHHFVIEPGEARLPRPPITGKADGERPVLTVLSRHP